The Serpentinimonas maccroryi genome has a segment encoding these proteins:
- a CDS encoding CopG family transcriptional regulator, translated as MAVSVRLDPLLEKELELAAKRLGVSKSQFIVTALEQALGRKNPYELYLSVQEATPGYALGTDTAQAARLAAAGAAGTGSTSDTIRQMLQQRHQAESQDWLLRKGAGGAEEGAA; from the coding sequence ATGGCCGTCTCAGTCCGACTCGATCCCTTGCTCGAAAAAGAACTCGAACTCGCTGCCAAGCGGCTCGGGGTGAGCAAGTCGCAGTTCATCGTCACCGCGCTGGAGCAGGCGCTGGGGCGCAAGAACCCCTACGAGCTTTATTTGAGCGTGCAGGAAGCCACGCCCGGCTATGCCTTGGGCACCGATACCGCGCAGGCCGCACGCTTGGCCGCCGCCGGCGCTGCGGGCACGGGCAGCACCTCGGACACCATCCGGCAGATGCTGCAACAGCGCCACCAAGCCGAAAGCCAAGATTGGTTGCTGCGCAAAGGCGCAGGCGGTGCCGAGGAGGGCGCAGCTTGA
- a CDS encoding type II toxin-antitoxin system VapC family toxin, translated as MRPALLDSSAMVALFNQNERAHAHYRRLLHEQGRSLQLYTTWPCLTEAAYLLHGRDRSLMLAWVGHGGAQVYPLDCQHLPDMALLMQRYTEPGKTEMDLADASLYWVAVDGNVHTILTLDVRDFSRYRLPDGRGFELW; from the coding sequence TTGAGGCCGGCGCTTTTGGACTCGAGCGCCATGGTGGCGCTGTTCAACCAGAACGAGCGCGCGCATGCCCACTACCGCCGCCTGCTGCACGAGCAGGGGCGCAGCTTGCAGCTCTACACCACTTGGCCGTGCCTGACCGAGGCCGCCTATTTGCTGCACGGGCGCGACCGCAGCCTGATGCTGGCGTGGGTGGGGCATGGCGGCGCGCAGGTTTATCCGCTCGATTGCCAGCACCTGCCCGACATGGCCTTGCTCATGCAGCGCTACACCGAGCCCGGCAAAACCGAGATGGATTTGGCCGACGCCTCGCTCTACTGGGTGGCGGTGGATGGCAATGTGCACACCATCCTGACGCTGGACGTGCGCGATTTTTCCCGCTACCGCCTGCCCGACGGGCGTGGCTTCGAGCTTTGGTGA